A stretch of Mytilus edulis chromosome 11, xbMytEdul2.2, whole genome shotgun sequence DNA encodes these proteins:
- the LOC139495655 gene encoding uncharacterized protein, with protein MTLKYLLKVEKGVVSFFTDEYKRFETVLKNTIDKNENKRVEFYYRLLKDFIRHAERGTLARLKLLDRSEEEQQRVISQSNDRIRELELKCKQSRIELESYKSEIITKLAEKLQAYLYSSRGREDILNPPHKQIICEVSYRSLDKEVPARVQSGIQRWCEGQEVKAIIDDADAKMKSTVEEIESQLQEIEIEMTGIYTRVEDSTGAVILGLGLGLGFLFLPFSIVFTFVFALVIAPLYIVWGWFVSPAGVRQKVDEIYNECLSKVSMSELKASFAKSFGVEYNKVIVRIFDESIPKLIASLRTTNKKLLDEHKSIKQKRDSFMRLKENIQKIQEATKNFEIHC; from the exons ATGACTTTGAAATACTTGTTGAAGGTTGAAAAGGGTGTTGTCAGCTTTTTTACTGATGAATACAAGAGATTCGAAACAGTGTTAAAGAACACgattgacaaaaatgaaaataaaagagtGGAATTCTACTACAG ATTATTGAAAGATTTCATACGTCATGCAGAAAGAGGTACACTCGCAAGGTTAAAACTGTTGGATAGGTCAGAAGAAGAACAGCAGCGGGTCATAAGTCAAAGCAATGATAGGATACGAGAATTGGAATTGAAATGCAAGCAg TCACGAATAGAATTGGAAAGTTACAAATCTGAGATCATTACAAAGCTTGCAGAAAAGTTGCAAGCGTACCTCTATTCAAGTCGTGGAAGGGAAGACATTTTAAATCCTCCACACAAACAAATTATATGTGAAGTCTCGTATAGATCCCTCGATAAAGAGGTCCCGGCCCGAGTTCAGAGTGGAATACAACGATGGTGTGAAGGTCAAGAAGTTAAAGCAATCATCGATGATGCAGACGCAAAAATGAAATCAACTGTTGAAGAAATAGAGTCACAGTTGCAAGAAATTGAGATTGAGATGACAGGAATATATACGAGAGTTGAAGACAGCACGGGCGCTGTTATTCTTGGCCTTGGGCTAGGACTGGGGTTTCTTTTTTTACCATTTTCAATAGTATTTACGTTTGTGTTTGCTTTGGTAATTGCTCCCTTATACATAGTTTGGGGATGGTTTGTTAGCCCGGCAGGTGTTCGCCAAAAGGTAGACGAAATATATAATGAGTGTCTCAGTAAGGTATCAATGTCGGAATTAAAAGCAAGTTTTGCAAAATCGTTTGGGGTAGAATACAATAAAGTGATTGTCCGTATTTTCGACGAAAGTATACCAAAGTTAATAGCAAGTCTGCGCACAACAAACAAAAAGCTTCTTGATGAACACAAGTCTATCAAACAGAAACGAGACTCATTCATGCGATTAAAGGAGAATATTCAGAAAATACAAGAAGCAACTAAGAATTTTGAAATTCACTGTTGA